Below is a genomic region from Leptospira venezuelensis.
TCAAATCCTCTGATCTCAGAAATATTTTTCTGAACTCCGAAATCTCGAATCCTGACTTCCATACGATTTTCGAGAACTGTGACTTCTAAAAAGATTGGATAATTCGTTTTTCCAAGATATGCGTGTTTAATCACGTTCAGAAGACATTCCCCCACTGCCAATTTCAGATCGGCAGCATCATACAGGGAAAATCCCGATTCTCTTGCTAGGTTGTAAACGAAGTTCCGCGCTACAGTCACGTAACGCGGATGGGAAGGAACTTGTATCCGAAATTGATTCGAATAATCGGTTTTTTTGATCTCGGCCAAAATCAGGTCCGGGGAAAATTATCCTCTCGGATGGAATTTCTTATGAACTTCCTTCAGAGTTTTATTCGCCATATGAGTATAGATTTGGGTAGTCGAAATGTCGATATGCCCCAAAAGTTCCTGAACCGATTTTAGATCCGCGTGGTTTTCCAACAAGTGGGTTGCGAAAGAGTGTCTCAGAGTGTGAGGAGTCACTTTTTTCTTGATGCTTGTTCGTTTGATATAATGGTTCAGAAGTCTCCAAACGGATTTTCTATTAATAAAAGATCCTTTTTTGGAAACGAAAAGGTAATCACAATTTCTGTTTTTCAGAATATAAGGTCTGCTTTGTTTTAAGTAACGATTCAGAATGTCCAAAGATTTCTCACCAAATGGAACTAGTCTTTGTCGTCCGCCCTTACCTTCTACAGTTAGGGTCATTCCGGACATATCCATATCAGTCAATCTCAGGTTACATGCTTCCGAAATTCTAAGTCCGGAAGAATACAGAAGTTCGAAAATACATTTGTCTCTGAGTTCGTAGAGATTATCCTCTTTGATCACAACGAATAATTCATCGATCTCTTCTTGTGTCAGATAATCCGGGATGGATCTCATCACTTCCGGAGTTTCGATCTTTTCCGTTGGATTTGAATCCAGCTTCTTTTCGTCTTTTAAAAATTTATAAAATTGGCGGATGGCAACTACTTCGCGAGCGATCGTCTTTGCAGAAATTTTACGATTCCTCTCTTCGTTCAAGAAACGAACTATGTCGTTCGCCTGGACTTCTAAGAAGTCGAGATGTTCTTTTTCGAGGAAGTTCTTAAACTTGTTCAGATCGTATCCGTACGAGTAAATGGAATTGTCGCTCAGACCCTTCTCAACCGAGAGGTATTCTTGGAAATTTTGTAGTAGATTCTTATGAGAAGATGTCACTTTCTTAGTCCCGCTTCCGATTATTACAGTACTAAATCCTTCGGACAAATTCTCCCTCGAGATTGAAACTTTTTTAAGATTGCGGCACGAGGAGGCCCGTAAATTGTACAAATTCGACGGGCGGACATAACAAAAAACCGTCCTTTTTCTTATCCCCTAAGGGAAAAAAAACTATGGAAATGAGACAGAAGTTCCGATACGCCATAATTTTGCTTATGTCCCAATTTGCTTTGAATTGCGATTCCTCAGGGGAACTAGCAAGTAAGGCGAGAGAAAAAGAAGCGCAAGGCAACACAGCAGAGGCTTTATATTATTACGATTTAGCACTTAGAGAAAATCCTGAAAATTTTACGGCGAATAAAAATTTAGGAATTCTTTTAGCAGAAAGCGGAGAAGCACCTGGATCCGCTTCTCTCTATCTAGAAAAAGCTCTTAAAAAAGATCCAAAAAACCCTGAGATACTTCTATATCTTTTGGAAATTTATATCTTAGCAGGCTCCAAAGACGAGACCGAATCCGTTTTAAGGGGATTTTCCGAAAGTTGGGACAAGGACAGAGAGAGTCTCGCCAAGTTTCTAAGCTCTTGTATCTTAGATTCCAAGAAGAATATTTCTGAAAGAAAACGTTTCCAAGAGAATCGTATCCCTGAATCGAATCCCGCCTCTAAAAGACTCTTTGAACTTTGCGGAAAAAAACTCTATGAGGAAACTTCAGGTAAATGAGAGAGATTACCTACTCGCGAAAGATCCGCTTTATTTTTTTATTATATTCTGTTTTTCTGTTTGGTCTCTTAGAAATTTTACTGAGACTTCCCATTTTTCCTTCCGTTCAATTTAGATTAGATGACAAAAAACTTCATTGCCTTCAAACTTCAGAGAATTTAGATTCAATACCTTGGATGAGGCTTTGTCCAAGCCAAAGTTTAGAACTTTTTCATCCGGAAAAGAATATTCGTTATCATATTTCTACTGATTTTAGAGGAGAAAGGATTACTTCTAACAACGGAAGCAATGGCGCTGATCTTGCAGATCGGAACTCCTACAACGCTGATAGACATGAAATTTGGGTTTTGGGAGATTCTGTTGCTTTAGGATATTTGGTTAGCGACCAGGAAAGTCTTCCTTGGGCTTTAGATTCTATTTTAGAACAAAAGAATGAACATGTAAAAGTCAGAAATTTGGGAGTGGATGCTCTGGGAAGTTTTGGCATCCAAGAAAGATTAACCGAAGTTTTGAAGGAATCTTCCCCACCTCAGGCTGCCTATTGGATCTATCATATTTCCGATTTTACTGATTCTTATAAAGAGTTAGAATTACAATCTTCTTTAAAAAAAAGGATCTTAGTACGAGTTTCCTATATCCTTTCCAAATATAGTGCAGTATTCAACGCGTTCAAAATCGTTTATGAGAAGTATAAACCGGAATCAGCGGAAAATTTAGTAATTCCTTCCAGTGGTAACGTTCTGAGTCCGGATCATCCTCATAGAAAAGCAGCTATCTCTTTATTTGAATTTGTAAAAGAGAAGAAGGTCCCTTTTACCTTAGTATTTCTGCCTGAACCGAATGAAAAATATGATCCGGTTGTTGATTCAGCACTCGTAAAAGAAGTCAGACAGATCGCAGTCGATTCTAAAATTCCCGTGTTGGACCTCCAACAACCCATTTATGATTTTTGGAAAAAGAACAATCAGGAAATCTTTCTTCCGAAAGACGGACATCCAAACCCAGCGTTATATAGTTTCATTGCACAAGAAATAGCAAAAGACATTCATTAAAAACTCTCCGCGTCTTTGCGACTCTGCGTGGCGAAAATTGGATCAGATTTAATTCTCACGCAGAAACACGGAGTCGCAGAGATTTAGTACGCGGCAGTGATGCGCAGACCTTTAGTCCGGGCGAAGCCCGGATGAGCGCGGCTGCGCGAAGTCGTAGCAGCACGGTCCGAGCAAAGCGAAGGAGCCGCCCAAATCTTAAAACTGGAAGTACAAGAAAGGTGCGCTTACAGTCACACTGTATAAGATAAAACAGATAGAGATCAGGATTGCTGAGATACCATATACCCAGATACGATTCTCAAAAAGTTTTTTGGCCCAAGGAGTCTCTTTTTCCATCAGGTAATCTCCAAGCATTAGTATAAACACTGTGGAAAGAACGGATAACGGTACTGGTAGGAAATCGCCTTCTACTCCAGAGAACATTCTGCTGACCATTGCCCAACCTACTTGGACGCTATTGCCAATTCCTTCGACTGGTCTTGCCCGGAAGAAATACATGGAAATTCCGAAGATGGTAAATGGATATGCTACTTTAATTGTGCTCGGGATCTTTTCCCAATAATTTTTAATTTTTTCGAAAGAGAATGCGAATCTTTCAATCACCATTAAACTCGCGTGAACAAATCCCCAAACTACGAAATTCCAATCTGCACCATGCCAGATTCCGCTCACAAATGTTGTGAGGAAAAGGTTTATATAAGTTCTGGAAATTCCTTTTTTGTTTCCGCCCAAGAAGATATATACATATTCCTTCAGCCAAGAGCTGAATGATATATGCCAACGTCTCCAGAATTCTGAAACTGTTTGAGAAAGGAAAGGTTGTCTGAAGTTAATTGGAATATGAAATCCCATGATTCTTCCGGTTCCGATTGCCACATCAGAATATCCTGAAAAGTCGCAATACATTTGAATAATGTATAAGGAACCTGTGACTGCCAAAGAAAACCATCCATAATGAAGAGGATCCGCAAATACTGGATCAATGACGGCAGCAATCGGATCTGCTACGAATGTTTTTTTGAAAAGTCCCCAGGCAAGTTGTCTAATCCCAGGCAGTAAATTCTCTTTTTTGAATGTATATGTATCCAAGAATTGATGGAGCATATCCTGGGCACGAATGATCGGACCAGCCACCAATTGTGGGAAGAAACTTAGGAATAATCCGAATTGAAATAAACTCTCAGCTCTTTTTACTTTTTTGTGATATACGTCGACCGCATACGCGATTGCCTGCAAAGTAAAGAAAGAGATCCCCATTGGCAATAGTAT
It encodes:
- the xerD gene encoding site-specific tyrosine recombinase XerD; the encoded protein is MTSSHKNLLQNFQEYLSVEKGLSDNSIYSYGYDLNKFKNFLEKEHLDFLEVQANDIVRFLNEERNRKISAKTIAREVVAIRQFYKFLKDEKKLDSNPTEKIETPEVMRSIPDYLTQEEIDELFVVIKEDNLYELRDKCIFELLYSSGLRISEACNLRLTDMDMSGMTLTVEGKGGRQRLVPFGEKSLDILNRYLKQSRPYILKNRNCDYLFVSKKGSFINRKSVWRLLNHYIKRTSIKKKVTPHTLRHSFATHLLENHADLKSVQELLGHIDISTTQIYTHMANKTLKEVHKKFHPRG
- a CDS encoding MBOAT family O-acyltransferase, yielding MLFNSLHYLLFAPIVIFVYFLVPSRFQKLWLLVTSLYFYAVFRVPFILLLIYSIAITYFCTLWMDKSESRFGKLFFLNIAIWGNLSLLYFFKYLDFSFTVWNTILGLVPCEPYYAYPSGILLPMGISFFTLQAIAYAVDVYHKKVKRAESLFQFGLFLSFFPQLVAGPIIRAQDMLHQFLDTYTFKKENLLPGIRQLAWGLFKKTFVADPIAAVIDPVFADPLHYGWFSLAVTGSLYIIQMYCDFSGYSDVAIGTGRIMGFHIPINFRQPFLSQTVSEFWRRWHISFSSWLKEYVYIFLGGNKKGISRTYINLFLTTFVSGIWHGADWNFVVWGFVHASLMVIERFAFSFEKIKNYWEKIPSTIKVAYPFTIFGISMYFFRARPVEGIGNSVQVGWAMVSRMFSGVEGDFLPVPLSVLSTVFILMLGDYLMEKETPWAKKLFENRIWVYGISAILISICFILYSVTVSAPFLYFQF
- a CDS encoding tetratricopeptide repeat protein — encoded protein: MEMRQKFRYAIILLMSQFALNCDSSGELASKAREKEAQGNTAEALYYYDLALRENPENFTANKNLGILLAESGEAPGSASLYLEKALKKDPKNPEILLYLLEIYILAGSKDETESVLRGFSESWDKDRESLAKFLSSCILDSKKNISERKRFQENRIPESNPASKRLFELCGKKLYEETSGK
- a CDS encoding LA_2486 family SGNH/GDSL-type esterase, giving the protein MREITYSRKIRFIFLLYSVFLFGLLEILLRLPIFPSVQFRLDDKKLHCLQTSENLDSIPWMRLCPSQSLELFHPEKNIRYHISTDFRGERITSNNGSNGADLADRNSYNADRHEIWVLGDSVALGYLVSDQESLPWALDSILEQKNEHVKVRNLGVDALGSFGIQERLTEVLKESSPPQAAYWIYHISDFTDSYKELELQSSLKKRILVRVSYILSKYSAVFNAFKIVYEKYKPESAENLVIPSSGNVLSPDHPHRKAAISLFEFVKEKKVPFTLVFLPEPNEKYDPVVDSALVKEVRQIAVDSKIPVLDLQQPIYDFWKKNNQEIFLPKDGHPNPALYSFIAQEIAKDIH
- a CDS encoding ATP-binding protein, with product MAEIKKTDYSNQFRIQVPSHPRYVTVARNFVYNLARESGFSLYDAADLKLAVGECLLNVIKHAYLGKTNYPIFLEVTVLENRMEVRIRDFGVQKNISEIRGFDPGDYREEGIGLYLVRKLTDHFYIDQSGKGNRLILTKMK